In Streptomyces sp. NBC_00091, the following proteins share a genomic window:
- a CDS encoding SseB family protein produces the protein MATKNIPDPGFSDDDGTADPRLSAALAAWAADRAAEPQVLAALKDARLLVPVVAMLGEVETDPETGLKREKTSDMAVPTLTAGSRRALPAFTSIASLALWDPAARPVAVPLHQALAAAAHEKADTVVIDLAGPVPYQLTGSALLALAEGRTDADPLADPAVREAVRAAVAAEPAVLRAHLGRGGADADGTLAIVLSAGAEPAPAARRVAQAIAADETLRGRLVRGLDLALLPADAPVPPGEALFTR, from the coding sequence ATGGCGACCAAGAACATTCCGGACCCCGGCTTCTCCGACGACGACGGCACCGCCGACCCCCGGCTGAGCGCGGCCCTCGCCGCCTGGGCGGCGGACCGCGCGGCCGAACCGCAGGTGCTGGCGGCCCTGAAGGACGCGCGCCTGCTGGTGCCCGTCGTGGCGATGCTCGGCGAGGTCGAGACGGACCCGGAGACCGGCCTCAAGCGCGAGAAGACCAGCGACATGGCCGTGCCCACCCTGACGGCGGGCAGCCGCCGGGCGCTGCCCGCCTTCACCTCGATCGCCTCGCTGGCCCTGTGGGACCCGGCGGCCCGGCCGGTGGCGGTCCCGCTGCACCAGGCGCTGGCCGCCGCCGCGCACGAGAAGGCCGACACGGTCGTCATCGACCTGGCCGGCCCCGTCCCCTACCAGCTGACCGGCTCCGCGCTGCTCGCGCTGGCCGAGGGCCGCACGGACGCCGACCCGCTGGCCGACCCCGCCGTACGCGAGGCCGTACGGGCCGCCGTGGCCGCCGAGCCCGCGGTGCTGCGCGCCCACCTCGGCCGGGGCGGCGCCGACGCCGACGGCACCCTGGCCATCGTGCTGTCCGCCGGTGCGGAGCCCGCCCCCGCGGCCCGCCGGGTGGCGCAGGCCATCGCGGCGGACGAGACCCTGCGCGGCCGGCTCGTGCGCGGCCTGGACCTGGCCCTGCTCCCGGCGGACGCCCCGGTCCCCCCGGGGGAGGCGCTCTTCACGCGCTGA
- a CDS encoding DUF1844 domain-containing protein, whose translation MTDATPSDSTVSTDAPDYDDMTRDIADVPAVEVITTVAVHLLSAAAVNLGLDKPDSEHKDLDEARKLINALAGLVTASATEISSFHAAPLRDGLKSLQLAFREASLVQDEPGQGPGEKFTGPVYA comes from the coding sequence ATGACTGACGCGACGCCCTCCGATTCCACCGTCTCCACGGACGCCCCCGACTACGACGACATGACCCGCGACATCGCGGACGTGCCCGCCGTCGAGGTCATCACCACGGTGGCCGTCCACCTGCTGAGCGCCGCGGCGGTCAACCTGGGCCTGGACAAGCCCGACTCCGAACACAAGGACCTCGACGAGGCCCGCAAGCTGATCAACGCCCTGGCCGGTCTGGTCACCGCCAGCGCCACCGAGATCAGCTCCTTCCACGCCGCCCCGCTGCGCGACGGCCTGAAGTCGCTCCAGCTGGCCTTCCGCGAGGCCTCGCTCGTCCAGGACGAGCCGGGCCAGGGCCCGGGCGAGAAGTTCACGGGCCCGGTCTACGCCTGA
- the infC gene encoding translation initiation factor IF-3, with protein MWCYRGGSISTEPRINDRIRVPEVRLVGPSGEQVGIVPLAKALELAQEYDLDLVEVAASARPPVCKLMDYGKFKYESAMKAREARKNQAHTVIKEMKLRPKIDPHDYDTKKGHVVRFLKQGDKVKITIMFRGREQSRPELGYRLLQRLASDVEDLGFIESNPKQDGRNMIMVLGPHKKKTEAMAEAREAQAARKAERQGLAVTDEEASDEEAAPVEAETTEAETSEVEAETEAPSDEANAEA; from the coding sequence GTGTGGTGCTACCGAGGAGGATCCATCAGCACCGAGCCCCGCATCAACGATCGGATTCGTGTCCCTGAGGTGCGACTCGTCGGTCCCAGCGGCGAACAGGTGGGCATCGTCCCGCTTGCGAAGGCGCTTGAGCTCGCGCAGGAGTACGACCTGGACCTGGTCGAGGTCGCGGCGTCTGCACGCCCGCCGGTCTGCAAGCTCATGGACTACGGCAAGTTCAAGTACGAGTCGGCCATGAAGGCCCGTGAGGCGCGCAAGAACCAGGCGCACACGGTCATCAAGGAAATGAAGCTCCGGCCGAAGATCGACCCGCACGACTATGACACCAAGAAGGGTCACGTCGTTCGGTTCCTCAAGCAGGGCGACAAGGTCAAGATCACGATCATGTTCCGTGGTCGCGAGCAGTCCCGGCCGGAACTCGGCTACCGACTGCTGCAGCGTCTCGCTTCGGACGTCGAGGACCTCGGGTTCATCGAGTCGAACCCGAAGCAGGACGGCCGAAACATGATCATGGTTCTCGGTCCGCACAAGAAGAAGACCGAGGCGATGGCCGAAGCCCGCGAGGCGCAGGCCGCCCGCAAGGCCGAGCGCCAGGGTCTCGCCGTCACCGACGAGGAGGCTTCCGACGAGGAGGCCGCCCCGGTCGAGGCGGAGACCACCGAGGCGGAGACCTCCGAGGTCGAGGCCGAGACCGAGGCCCCCTCGGACGAGGCGAACGCCGAGGCCTGA
- the rpmI gene encoding 50S ribosomal protein L35 — MPKNKTHSGSKKRFKITGSGKVLRERAGKRHLLEHKSSRVTRRLTGTAEMAPGDAAKIKKLLGK, encoded by the coding sequence ATGCCGAAGAACAAGACGCACAGCGGTTCCAAGAAGCGCTTCAAGATCACCGGCTCCGGCAAGGTGCTCCGTGAGCGCGCCGGCAAGCGCCACCTGCTCGAGCACAAGTCGTCCCGTGTCACCCGCCGCCTGACCGGCACCGCGGAGATGGCCCCCGGCGACGCCGCGAAGATCAAGAAGCTTCTCGGCAAGTGA
- the rplT gene encoding 50S ribosomal protein L20 gives MARVKRAVNAHKKRRAILEAASGYRGQRSRLYRKAKEQVTHSLVYNFNDRKKRKGDFRQLWIQRINAAARQNGMTYNRLIQGLKAANIEVDRKILAELAVNDANAFAALVEVAQKALPADVNAPKAAA, from the coding sequence GTGGCACGCGTCAAGCGGGCAGTAAACGCCCACAAGAAGCGCCGGGCAATCCTCGAGGCGGCCTCCGGCTACCGCGGTCAGCGTTCGCGCCTGTACCGCAAGGCCAAGGAGCAGGTCACCCACTCGCTGGTCTACAACTTCAACGACCGCAAGAAGCGCAAGGGCGACTTCCGTCAGCTGTGGATCCAGCGCATCAACGCCGCTGCCCGCCAGAACGGCATGACGTACAACCGCCTCATCCAGGGTCTGAAGGCCGCCAACATCGAGGTGGACCGCAAGATCCTCGCCGAGCTGGCCGTCAACGACGCCAACGCGTTCGCCGCGCTGGTCGAGGTCGCGCAGAAGGCGCTTCCGGCCGACGTCAACGCCCCCAAGGCCGCTGCCTAA
- a CDS encoding RNA methyltransferase gives MGFPDELISPRSPRVAAARRLARRNFRTKERRFIAEGPQAVREAVEHRGAQGATLIELFATVEAAERYADIVEAALLAGARVHYASDEVLAEVSQTVTPQGLVGVCHFLDSPFEEILKAGPRLVAVLAHVRDPGNAGTVLRCADAAGADAVVLTDASVDLYNPKSVRASVGSLFHLPVAVGVPVEQAVAGLRAAGVRILAADGAGEDDLDAELDAGTMGGPSAWVFGNEAWGLPEETRALADAVVRVPIHGKAESLNLATAAAVCLYASARAQRAPGGCRSVTPS, from the coding sequence ATGGGCTTCCCCGACGAGCTGATCTCCCCCCGATCCCCCCGGGTGGCCGCCGCCAGGCGGCTGGCGCGGCGCAACTTCCGCACCAAGGAGCGCCGGTTCATCGCCGAGGGCCCCCAGGCCGTCCGCGAGGCCGTCGAGCACCGGGGCGCGCAGGGCGCCACCCTGATCGAGCTGTTCGCCACCGTCGAGGCCGCCGAGCGCTACGCCGACATCGTCGAGGCCGCGCTGCTGGCCGGAGCCCGGGTGCACTACGCCTCCGACGAGGTGCTCGCCGAGGTCTCGCAGACCGTCACCCCGCAGGGTCTCGTCGGCGTCTGCCACTTCCTGGACTCCCCCTTCGAGGAGATCCTCAAGGCCGGGCCCAGGCTGGTCGCCGTCCTCGCCCACGTCCGCGACCCCGGGAACGCCGGCACGGTGCTGCGCTGCGCGGACGCCGCGGGCGCCGACGCCGTGGTGCTGACCGACGCCTCCGTCGACCTGTACAACCCGAAGTCCGTACGGGCCTCCGTGGGCTCCCTCTTCCACCTGCCGGTGGCCGTCGGGGTGCCGGTGGAACAGGCCGTGGCGGGGCTGCGGGCGGCCGGCGTACGGATCCTCGCGGCCGACGGCGCCGGGGAGGACGACCTCGACGCCGAGCTGGACGCGGGCACCATGGGCGGACCCTCCGCCTGGGTCTTCGGCAACGAGGCCTGGGGCCTGCCGGAGGAGACCCGGGCGCTCGCGGACGCCGTCGTCAGGGTCCCGATCCACGGCAAGGCGGAGAGCCTGAACCTCGCGACGGCCGCCGCCGTGTGCCTCTACGCGTCCGCGCGTGCACAGCGGGCGCCCGGAGGGTGCCGCTCCGTGACCCCCAGCTAG